The Symphalangus syndactylus isolate Jambi chromosome 3, NHGRI_mSymSyn1-v2.1_pri, whole genome shotgun sequence genome has a segment encoding these proteins:
- the LOC129479473 gene encoding 26S proteasome complex subunit SEM1 isoform X1 — protein sequence MSEKKQPVDLGLLEEDDEFEEFPAEDWAGLDEDEDAHVWEDNWDDDNVEDDFSNQLRAELEKHGYKMETS from the exons ATGTCAGAGAAAAAGCAGCCGGTAGACTTAGGTCTCTTAGAGGAAGACGACGAGTTTGAAGAGTTCCCTGCTGAAG aCTGGGCTGGCTTAGATGAAGATGAAGATGCACATGTCTGGGAGGATAATTGGGATGATGACAATGTAGAGGATGACTTCTCTAATCAGTTACG AGCTGAACTAGAGAAACATGGTTATAAGATGGAGACTTCATAG